The Gloeobacter morelensis MG652769 genome contains the following window.
CCTGGCGCAGCTGGCGGGCGGTTCGGTGTTGGTGCAGTCGGGGGAGACTGCGGTACTGGTGACGGCCACGATGGCCAGCAAACCCCGGGAGGGGATCGATTTCTTTCCATTGCTGGTGGATTACGAAGAACGCCTGTACGCGGCTGGACGAATTCCAGGCAGTTTCGTGCGCCGCGAAGGCCGCCCGCCCGAAAAAGCGATTCTTGCCGCCCGCCTGATTGACCGGCCGCTTCGGCCCCTCTTTCCCAAGGGCTTCATCAACGACGTGCAGATCGTGGCGACGGTGCTTGCCCTCGACATGAACGTACCGCCGGATATCCTCGCCATCCTCGGCGCCTCGACGGCAACGATGCTCGCGGGCATCCCCTTCGACGGGCCGGTGGCGGCTACCCGCGTCGGTTTGATGGGCGACGATTTCATCATCAACCCCACCTACAAAGAGATCGAAGAGGGCGAACTCGACCTGGTGGTGGCCGGTACCAAAAACGGGATCATGATGGTCGAGGCCGGGGCCAACTGCCTGCCGGAGGAGGACATCATCGATGCCATCGACTACGGCTACGAAGCGGTCCAGGCGATGCTCACCGCCCAGGAGGAGTTCATCCGCGAACTGAAGATCGAGCCGATGGCCTTCGCCGCCCCCGCCAACGACCCGGTGCTGGTTTCCTTTGTCGAAGAGAAAGCTTCCGAGGCAGTCGCCGAGGTGCTGCGCAGCTTCGAGCTGAGCAAAGACGAGCGCGACGCCAAACTCGACGCCATCGAGGCAGAACTGGGGGCCACCTTTGCCGGCCTGGGCGAAGAAGACCCCCTGCGCGAGAAAGCGGCCGCCAATGCCAGCAAGTTGGCGGCGCTGTTCAAATCCACCACCAAAAAGCTGATGCGCAAGCAGATCCTGGTGGAGGGCAAACGCGTCGACGGCCGTTCCCTCGACGAGGTGCGTCCCATCTCAAGCGCCGTGCGGGTGATCCCGCGGGTGCACGGTTGTGGACTGTTCACCCGGGGCACCACCCAGGTGCTCTCGGTGGTGACCCTGGGTACCGCCTCCGACGCCCAGGAACTCGACGATCTGCACCCGGACGAGTCCAAGCGCTACATGCACCACTACAACTTTCCGGGTTTTTCGGTGGGTGAAGTGAAGCCCCTGCGCGGCGTCGGCCGCCGCGAAGTGGGCCATGGTGCCCTCGCCGAGCGCGCCATCGTGCCGATCCTGCCCGAGCACGAGCAGTTTCCTTACGTCATCCGCGTCGTCTCCGAGGTGCTCTCCTCCAACGGTTCGACTTCGATGGGCTCGGTGTGCGCCTCGACCCTCGCCCTGATGGATGCCGGGGTGCCCATCCGCGAACCGGTCTCCGGGGTAGCGATGGGTCTGATCAAAGAAGGCGACGAAGTGCGCATCCTCACCGACATCCAGGGCATCGAAGATTTTCTGGGGGACATGGACTTCAAGGTGGCGGGCACCCGCGACGGGATCACCGCGCTGCAGATGGACATCAAAATCCAGGGGATCACCCTGCAGATCCTCGAAGCTGCCATCCAGCAGTCCAAGGCGGGCCGGCTGCACATCCTGGAGAAGATGTTGATCGCCATCGACAAACCGCGGGTCGAACTGTCGCCCTACGCGCCGCGCCTGCTCACCCTCAAGATCCCGGTCGACATGATCGGTCTGGTGATCGGTCCCGGCGGTAAGACGATCAAGCGCATCGTCGAGGAGACCGGCGCCAAGGTCGATATCGAAGACGACGGCACCGTGGTGGTTTCTTCGATAGACGGAGCGAAGGCTCTGGCTGCCAAGCAGATCATCGAGGGGATGACCCGCACCGTCGAAGTCGACAAAGTCTATCTGGGCACCGTCACCCGGATCATCCCCAACCTGGGGGCTTTCGTCGAAGTCATGCCCGGCAAAGAGGGCTTAGTGCATATCTCACAGCTTGCTGAGCACCGGGTGCGCAAAGTCGAAGACGAACTGAACGTCGGCGACGAAGTCGTCGTAAAAGTCAAAGAGATCGATCAAAAAGGCCGCATCAATCTCACCCGCCGGGGAATCCACCCGAGCGAGGTCGAGGAGGCGCGGGGGCAGTGATCCCCCCCTACCCCCCCTTGGCAAGGGGGGGTAGGGGGGGATCCATCCCCACAATCCCGGTCAGGCGCCTGGCTTCGGCAAGGGTCAGGGGCAATACATCCTCGACGCGATAGGCCCCCGGCTGGCCGGTGACGATTTTGCTGCGGCAGTGCAGGTGGCGGTCGTAACCCTGGAGCATGCTGAGCAGCATCGCCCGGCGCGGTACCCGGTCAAAATCGGCGTCGAGGCGGCAGATGAGGGCAAACCCGACAATCGCCGCCAGACGAGGAATGCCGAGGCTCGCGGCCTCCGCCCCGCCTACGTAGGCTTCGCCCAGGGGGGTGTTGGGCGCTTCCATGAGGATATGGGTGACGTCGTGACGGTCAATGTGAAAGCGAATCGCCCAATCGACCGGTGGGATGTTCGTAATTGGGATGGCGTTGTCCGGCTTGTCGAATCCGTGTTCAGCAAAGCGCTGCTTCAACAGTTCGCCGACGGTCGGTGTGCTCATCGTGCGGTCGTCTTTTTTTCTAAGCTAGCTCAGCGGGCTTAGATTGGATTTTATGTGAACGAGGATGCGGTGATCGCTTGGTGGTGGCAGGTTGCCCTGATTGGCCTGTACGTGGGCAGTGTGCTGGGGATTGCCCAGTGGCTTGCCTCTCGGGGAATGACCGACGAGCGCACCCGCAAATTTGTCCACATCGCCACCGGCAATATCATTTTGCTGGCCTGGTGGATCGCAGTGCCGCTGTGGCTCGCCTTGGCCTTTGGAGCAACTTTTTGTGCCGTGACGTTGCTTTCTTATCGCTACCGGTTTTTGGGGAGCGTCGGCGGGGTGGACCGCAAAAGTTGGGGGACATTCTTTTATTCACTGAGTATTACGCTGCTGATTGCCTTCTACTGGCCCCAGAATCTGCAGGTGGTGGCGGCGGTGGGCATCCTCGCGATGACCTGGGGCGATGCCGTAGCCGCTTTGGTGGGCCAAACCTGGGGACGGCGCGAATACAAAGTGCTGGGTATGCGCAAGACCGCGGAAGGATCACTGGCGATGGCCGTGGTGAGCTTTGCCGTTTGCCTGTTGCTTCTGGGTTTTACTTGCGGGTGGAGCCTGCCTATGGTGCTGAGTGCTCTCGCCATTGCCGTTGCTGCCACGGGTTTGGAAGTCATCTCAGTGGGCGGCATCGATAATTTGACGGTGCCTCTGGGCAGTGCTTTGCTGACGCAGGGCCTCATTCAGGCATTTTTATAACAGATTGTTGCCAAAGTGTTGATCCATGGAGAACATTTTTTACGTAAAATACGCCTTAGCTTCGAAACAGTCCCCATTTTGGGCCAACCTACGTGAACCGAACCGCACCGTCCAGCGCCACGCTCGATTACCGCTCCGACACCTACCGCGATGCGTACTCCCGCATCAACGCCATCGTCCTCGAAGGTGAGCGGGAAGCCCACGCCAATTACCTCGCCCTCGCTGAGATGCTGCCGGACCATGCCGAGGCGCTCAAAAAACTGGCCGCGATGGAAAATCGCCACTTCAAAGGCTTCCAGTCCTGTGCCCGTAACCTCGAAGTCACGCCGGACGACCCGTTTGCAAGGGCCTACTTCGAACAGCTCGACGGCAACTTTCAGCAGGCGGCCGCAGAGGGGGATATCACCACCTGCATGGTCATCCAGGCACTGATTATCGAGTGCTTCGCAATCGCAGCCTACAACGTCTACATTCCGGTGGCCGACGCGTTCGCGCGCAAGGTGACCGAGGGCGTCGTCAAGGACGAGTACACCCACCTCAACTTCGGTCAGCAGTGGCTCAAAGAGCACTTCGCGACCGTGCGCGAGGGCATCGAGCGCGCCAACGCCCAGAATCTGCCCATCGTCTGGCGGATGCTCAACGCCGTTGAAGCGGACACCGAAGTGCTGCAGATGGATAAAGAAGCGATCGTCGAAGACTTTATGATCGCCTATGGTGAAGCGCTCGGCGACATCGGATTTTCGATGCGCGAGGTGATGAAGATGTCCGCCCGCGGCCTTGCCTCAGCCCCCCGCCAGTGAAATCATGTTTGGCCTGATCGGACACTTGACCAACCTTTCCCACGCCCAGCGGGTCGCCCGCGACCTGGGCTACGACGAGTATGCGAGCCACGACCTCGAATTCTGGTGCATGGCCCCTCCCCAGGCGGTCGATGAGATTACCATCACCAGCGTCACCGGTCAGGTGATCCACGGCCAGTACGTCGAATCGTGCTTCCTGCCGGAGATGCTCGCCCAGGGCCGCTTCAAGACCGCCATGCGCAAGATTCTCAACGCCATGGCCCTGGTGCAGAAGCGCGGCATCGACATCACGGCCCTGGGAGGCTTCTCGTCGATCATCTTCGAGAATTTCAGCCTCGATAAATTGCTCAACGTCCGCGACATCACCCTCGACATCCAGCGCTTCACCACCGGCAACACCCACACGGCCTACATCCTTTGCCAGCAGGTCGAGCAGGGGGCGGTGCGCTACGGCATCGATCTGGCCAAAGCGACCGTGGCAGTGGTCGGGGCCACCGGTGATATCGGCAGCGCCGTCTGCCGATGGCTCACCGACCGTGCCGACATCCACGAACTCTTGCTGGTGGCCCGCGACGCCGAAAGGCTCGACCGGTTGCAGCAGGAACTCGACACCGGCCGGATCCTGCCGGTCGAAGAAGCACTTCCCAAAGCCGATATCGTCGTCTGGGTCGCTTCGATGAACCAGGGTATGGCCATCGACCCCGCCAGCCTGCGCACCCCCTGCCTGCTCATCGACGGCGGCTACCCCAAGAACATGGCCGGCACCCTGCAGCGCCCGGGCATCCATATCCTCGACGGCGGCATGGTCGAGCACTCGCTCGACATCGACTGGCAGATCATGTCGTTTCTAAATGTGCCCAACCCCGCCCGCCAGTTCTTCGCCTGCTTCGCCGAGTCGATGCTGCTCGAATTCGAAGGGCTTCACTTCAATTTTTCCTGGGGTCGCAACCACATCACCGTCGAGAAGATGGCCCAGATCGGCTCGCTGTCTAAAAAACATGGCTTTCGGCCCCTACTTGAACCCAGTCAGCGCAGCGGCGAACTCGTACACGGATAAGCAAAGCTCATCGCCCATATCAGAAACATAGAAGGGCGGCCTGTGCCGCCCTTCTTAATGTTTGTTACATTCTTTTACATAGACAGTTCCTTTACCGGATTTTTCCAATCATGACTGCAACACTCGAGCGTCGTTCTTCACAGGGTCTGTGGGACCGCTTCGCCGATTGGGTGACCTCCACCAACAACCGCTTCTACGTCGGTTGGTTCGGCGTGCTGATGATCCCCACCCTGCTTTCGGCCACCATTTGCTTCATCGTCGCCTTTGTCGCCGCCCCGCCGGTGGACATGGACGGCATCCGCGAACCGATTTCAGGCTCGCTGCTGTACGGCAACAACATCATCACCGGCGCGGTGATTCCTTCTTCCAACGCCATCGGTCTGCATTTTTACCCGATTTGGGAAGCGGCTTCGATGGACGAGTGGCTCTACAACGGTGGTCCTTACCAGCTGGTGGTTTTTCACTTTCTCATTGGGGTGTTTTGCTACCTGGGCCGCGAGTGGGAACTGAGCTACCGTTTGGGCCTGCGTCCTTGGATTTGCATTGCCTACAGTGCTCCTGTGGCGGCGGCGACGGCGGTATTTTTGGTTTACCCGATTGGGCAGGGCAGCTTCAGTGACGGTATGCCGCTGGGCATTTCGGGCACGTTCAACTTCATGTTTGTGTTTCAGGCGGAGCACAACATTCTGAATCATCCGTTCCACATGCTGGGAGTGGCGGGTGTGTTCGGCGGTTCGCTGTTCAGTGCGATGCACGGTTCTTTGGTGACGTCGAGCCTGATACGTGAGACGTCGATGGAAGAGTCTCAGAACTACGGCTACAAGTTTGGTCAGGAGGAGGAGACGTACAACATCATAGCGGCGCATGGATATTTTGGCCGCTTGATCTTCCAGTACGCGAGCTTCAACAACAGCCGCAGTTTGCACTTTTTCTTGGCTGCGTGGCCGGTGATTGGGATTTGGTTCACGGCGCTGGGTGTTTCGGTGATGGCGTTCAACCTGAACGGCTTCAACTTCAACAGCAGCATTGTGGATTCTCAGGGTCGGGCGATTTACACGTGGGCGGACATCGTCAACCGGGCGAATCTGGGCATGGAAGTGATGCACGAGCGCAACGCTCACAACTTCCCCTTGGATTTGGCGGGTAGCGAATCGGCTCCGGTGGCGGTGGGCAACGCCGACCTCAACGGCTAACTTTCTCTCTCGATCTGTGAATGCAGGCCCCTTCGGGGGCCTTTTTTTTGGCAACGACCGCGCAGCTTTCGAGCCTGGCTCTGGTAATTCCAAATGCTATGGTCGAAACGGTCAAAAGAGGAGCATCTGCTGTGAAACGCCATTTCTGCCTGGCCGTGCTGTTGTTGAGCCTGGGTGCCCATGCTGTCGCCGCCGAGCCGCCTTCCCCGCGCGTGGCCACAACTAAAAAAGATGTTGTCGAGGCGCAAGCCTTCATGCAAAAAGCCGAGGGTGAATTGGCGGCGCTGGGGGTGCAGTCCAACCGGGCCAGTTGGGTCAACGCCACCTATATCACCGGGGATACCGAGGCATTGGCGGCGGAAGCCCAGAAAAATTTGGCCGCGGCCACCCAGCGGCTGGCCATGGCTGCAAAGCGTTTCGACAACGCGCCCCTGCCACCGGAACTGGCGCGCAAGTTCAAACTGCTCAAGTTGAGCCTGGCTGCTCCGCCCCCGAGCGATCCCAAGGCACAGGCCGAATTGACCAAGATCACCGTCGGTATGGAGAGCGAGTACGGGCGGGGCACCTACTGCCGGCCGGGGACGGCCGGCAAAGAAACTTGTCTGCAGATCAACGAGCTTTCGCGCATCCTCGCCACCAGCCGCGATCCACAGGAACTGCTCGATGTCTGGCAGGGCTGGCACAAGATCGGCGTGCCCCTGCGGCCCCGCTACGAGCGCTTTGTGCAGTTGGCGAACCAGGGGGCAAGCGAACTGGGCTTCGCCGATGCCGGGGCGATGTGGCGCTCCAACTACGACATGGAACCGGACGCCTTTGCCGCTGAAGTCGAGCGGCTCTGGGGGCAGGTCCAGCCTCTGTACGTCTCGCTGCACGCCTACGTGCGCACCAAGTTAGGCGAGCAGTACGGCAGCGAACTGGTACCGGCGAATGGACCGATCCCCGCCCACCTGCTCGGCAACATGTGGGCACAGGAGTGGGGCAATATCTATCCGCTCGTCGCCCCGGCGGGGGGGGTTCCCAGTTACGACCTCACCCAGCTGCTCAAGGCCAAAAACGTCGATGAGCGGGGCATGTTCGGATACGGCGAGCGCTTTTTCACCTCGCTTGGATTTGATTCTCTGCCCAAAACTTTTTGGGAGCGTTCGATGCTCGTCAAACCCAAAGACCGCGAGGTGGTCTGCCACGCGAGCGCCTGGGACATCGACAACGCCGACGATGTTCGCATCAAGATGTGCACCGAGGTAACCGCAGAAGATTTCGTCACCGTCCACCATGAACTGGGCCACAACTTCTACCAGCGCGCCTACAAAAAACAGCCGCCGCTCTTTCAAAACAGCGCCAACGATGGCTTTCACGAGGCGGTGGGCGACACGATCGCCCTCTCGGTGACACCGGAGTACCTGGTCAAAGTCGGACTGATGGGCACCATCCCCGGCCCCGAAGCCGACACCGGCCTCCTGCTGCGGCAGGCGCTCGACAAAGT
Protein-coding sequences here:
- a CDS encoding diacylglycerol/polyprenol kinase family protein, translated to MNEDAVIAWWWQVALIGLYVGSVLGIAQWLASRGMTDERTRKFVHIATGNIILLAWWIAVPLWLALAFGATFCAVTLLSYRYRFLGSVGGVDRKSWGTFFYSLSITLLIAFYWPQNLQVVAAVGILAMTWGDAVAALVGQTWGRREYKVLGMRKTAEGSLAMAVVSFAVCLLLLGFTCGWSLPMVLSALAIAVAATGLEVISVGGIDNLTVPLGSALLTQGLIQAFL
- a CDS encoding long-chain acyl-[acyl-carrier-protein] reductase; translated protein: MFGLIGHLTNLSHAQRVARDLGYDEYASHDLEFWCMAPPQAVDEITITSVTGQVIHGQYVESCFLPEMLAQGRFKTAMRKILNAMALVQKRGIDITALGGFSSIIFENFSLDKLLNVRDITLDIQRFTTGNTHTAYILCQQVEQGAVRYGIDLAKATVAVVGATGDIGSAVCRWLTDRADIHELLLVARDAERLDRLQQELDTGRILPVEEALPKADIVVWVASMNQGMAIDPASLRTPCLLIDGGYPKNMAGTLQRPGIHILDGGMVEHSLDIDWQIMSFLNVPNPARQFFACFAESMLLEFEGLHFNFSWGRNHITVEKMAQIGSLSKKHGFRPLLEPSQRSGELVHG
- the pnp gene encoding polyribonucleotide nucleotidyltransferase is translated as MIEYRKSVTVHGREIGLSTGVLAQLAGGSVLVQSGETAVLVTATMASKPREGIDFFPLLVDYEERLYAAGRIPGSFVRREGRPPEKAILAARLIDRPLRPLFPKGFINDVQIVATVLALDMNVPPDILAILGASTATMLAGIPFDGPVAATRVGLMGDDFIINPTYKEIEEGELDLVVAGTKNGIMMVEAGANCLPEEDIIDAIDYGYEAVQAMLTAQEEFIRELKIEPMAFAAPANDPVLVSFVEEKASEAVAEVLRSFELSKDERDAKLDAIEAELGATFAGLGEEDPLREKAAANASKLAALFKSTTKKLMRKQILVEGKRVDGRSLDEVRPISSAVRVIPRVHGCGLFTRGTTQVLSVVTLGTASDAQELDDLHPDESKRYMHHYNFPGFSVGEVKPLRGVGRREVGHGALAERAIVPILPEHEQFPYVIRVVSEVLSSNGSTSMGSVCASTLALMDAGVPIREPVSGVAMGLIKEGDEVRILTDIQGIEDFLGDMDFKVAGTRDGITALQMDIKIQGITLQILEAAIQQSKAGRLHILEKMLIAIDKPRVELSPYAPRLLTLKIPVDMIGLVIGPGGKTIKRIVEETGAKVDIEDDGTVVVSSIDGAKALAAKQIIEGMTRTVEVDKVYLGTVTRIIPNLGAFVEVMPGKEGLVHISQLAEHRVRKVEDELNVGDEVVVKVKEIDQKGRINLTRRGIHPSEVEEARGQ
- a CDS encoding M2 family metallopeptidase, with product MVETVKRGASAVKRHFCLAVLLLSLGAHAVAAEPPSPRVATTKKDVVEAQAFMQKAEGELAALGVQSNRASWVNATYITGDTEALAAEAQKNLAAATQRLAMAAKRFDNAPLPPELARKFKLLKLSLAAPPPSDPKAQAELTKITVGMESEYGRGTYCRPGTAGKETCLQINELSRILATSRDPQELLDVWQGWHKIGVPLRPRYERFVQLANQGASELGFADAGAMWRSNYDMEPDAFAAEVERLWGQVQPLYVSLHAYVRTKLGEQYGSELVPANGPIPAHLLGNMWAQEWGNIYPLVAPAGGVPSYDLTQLLKAKNVDERGMFGYGERFFTSLGFDSLPKTFWERSMLVKPKDREVVCHASAWDIDNADDVRIKMCTEVTAEDFVTVHHELGHNFYQRAYKKQPPLFQNSANDGFHEAVGDTIALSVTPEYLVKVGLMGTIPGPEADTGLLLRQALDKVAFLPFGLLIDQWRWKVYSGAIQPKDYNQAWWALRERYQGVSAPLPRSEADFDPGAKFHVPANTPYTRYFLARVLQFQFHRALCREAGYTGPLHRCSVYGNKAAGAKLAVMLEAGQSRPWPQVLYAMTGERQMDATAMLDYFAPLKSWLDEQNRGVKVGWESAGSLSSAIR
- the psbA gene encoding photosystem II q(b) protein; the encoded protein is MTATLERRSSQGLWDRFADWVTSTNNRFYVGWFGVLMIPTLLSATICFIVAFVAAPPVDMDGIREPISGSLLYGNNIITGAVIPSSNAIGLHFYPIWEAASMDEWLYNGGPYQLVVFHFLIGVFCYLGREWELSYRLGLRPWICIAYSAPVAAATAVFLVYPIGQGSFSDGMPLGISGTFNFMFVFQAEHNILNHPFHMLGVAGVFGGSLFSAMHGSLVTSSLIRETSMEESQNYGYKFGQEEETYNIIAAHGYFGRLIFQYASFNNSRSLHFFLAAWPVIGIWFTALGVSVMAFNLNGFNFNSSIVDSQGRAIYTWADIVNRANLGMEVMHERNAHNFPLDLAGSESAPVAVGNADLNG
- a CDS encoding aldehyde oxygenase (deformylating) is translated as MNRTAPSSATLDYRSDTYRDAYSRINAIVLEGEREAHANYLALAEMLPDHAEALKKLAAMENRHFKGFQSCARNLEVTPDDPFARAYFEQLDGNFQQAAAEGDITTCMVIQALIIECFAIAAYNVYIPVADAFARKVTEGVVKDEYTHLNFGQQWLKEHFATVREGIERANAQNLPIVWRMLNAVEADTEVLQMDKEAIVEDFMIAYGEALGDIGFSMREVMKMSARGLASAPRQ